A single genomic interval of Flavobacteriales bacterium harbors:
- a CDS encoding Crp/Fnr family transcriptional regulator, with protein MPAVDPHPALAAAAAYIRTLVDPDEESLRGLMDRCAVRTVPRRHYLSRSGDSIDEVHYIHQGLVRVVLVDRGGTEHTSHLAYEGLRFAEYTAYLTRTPAAYELQALEDTTVVAMPRAAIEWGYAHMRGGERLGRLVAEQYFIYLDRRVRGLLTVPPQERYAELTRIFPGVHARVPQHMLASYLGITPEYLSRMKRAALGRS; from the coding sequence ATGCCCGCTGTTGACCCCCACCCCGCCCTCGCCGCCGCCGCGGCCTACATCCGCACCCTGGTCGACCCCGACGAGGAGAGCCTGCGCGGCCTGATGGACCGCTGTGCGGTGCGCACCGTGCCACGCCGTCACTACCTGAGCCGCAGTGGCGACAGCATCGACGAGGTCCACTACATCCACCAGGGACTTGTGCGCGTGGTGCTGGTGGACCGCGGCGGAACGGAGCACACCAGCCACCTGGCCTACGAAGGCCTGCGGTTCGCGGAGTACACCGCCTACCTCACCCGCACCCCGGCGGCCTACGAGCTGCAAGCCCTGGAGGACACCACGGTGGTGGCGATGCCGCGCGCGGCGATCGAATGGGGCTACGCCCACATGCGCGGCGGTGAGCGGCTGGGCCGGCTGGTGGCCGAGCAGTACTTCATCTACCTGGACCGGCGGGTGCGCGGCCTGCTCACCGTGCCGCCGCAGGAGCGCTATGCCGAGCTCACCCGCATCTTCCCCGGCGTGCACGCCCGGGTGCCGCAGCACATGCTGGCCAGCTACCTGGGCATCACCCCCGAATACCTGAGCCGGATGAAGCGCGCCGCCCTGGGCCGATCCTGA
- a CDS encoding SDR family oxidoreductase: MQHPTAPRPLCLLTGASSGIGRELAAALAARGIDLILVARRRDRLEELATALRAQHGIAVHVRPADLSDPHNAEALYRAVSAEGLQPELLVNNAGMGLHGPFVDTDLEAELRIVRLNMGSLVVLTKLAVADMRAAGRGRIMNLASLVAFWPFPRFTVYAATKAFVLSFSEALRAELAGSGVSVTALCPGTADTEFTTPAMAATNAYSANPPMDPKVIAARGAEALLQGEGTVVVGLRNQLIAQTPRFTPRDLMVRITGHLSSPR; this comes from the coding sequence ATGCAACACCCGACCGCCCCCCGCCCCTTGTGCCTGCTCACCGGTGCCTCCTCGGGCATCGGCAGGGAACTGGCCGCTGCACTCGCCGCACGCGGCATCGACCTCATCCTGGTGGCCCGCCGTCGCGACCGGCTGGAGGAACTGGCCACCGCCTTGCGCGCGCAGCACGGCATCGCTGTGCATGTACGCCCCGCCGACCTCAGCGACCCGCACAACGCCGAGGCCCTGTACCGCGCGGTGTCCGCCGAAGGCCTGCAGCCGGAGCTGCTGGTGAACAACGCCGGCATGGGCCTGCACGGCCCGTTCGTGGACACCGACCTGGAGGCCGAGCTGCGCATAGTGCGGCTGAACATGGGGTCGCTGGTGGTGCTCACCAAGCTGGCGGTCGCCGACATGCGGGCGGCGGGTCGCGGCCGCATCATGAATCTGGCCTCGCTGGTGGCGTTCTGGCCCTTCCCGCGCTTCACGGTGTACGCGGCCACGAAGGCCTTCGTGCTCAGCTTCTCGGAGGCCCTGCGCGCGGAGCTGGCGGGCAGCGGCGTCAGCGTCACCGCCCTGTGCCCGGGCACGGCGGACACCGAGTTCACCACGCCCGCCATGGCGGCCACCAACGCCTACAGCGCCAACCCGCCGATGGATCCGAAGGTGATCGCCGCACGCGGGGCCGAAGCCCTGCTGCAGGGCGAGGGCACCGTGGTGGTGGGCCTGCGCAACCAGCTCATCGCACAGACGCCCCGCTTCACACCCCGTGACCTGATGGTGCGCATCACGGGCCACCTGAGCAGCCCGCGATGA
- the galE gene encoding UDP-glucose 4-epimerase GalE, whose amino-acid sequence MGKVIVTGGAGYIGSHTAVELAAAGHVPVLVDDLRNSEARVLDGLAKLIGSRPTCHRVDCTDRQALDAVFRAEGPVDGVVHFAADKAVGESVHDPLKYYANNVGSLVALLQVMRDHAVRTLVFSSSCTVYGQPDQLPVGEDAPDDNALSPYGSTKVIGERILRDLVASEPAWRVVLLRYFNPIGAHPSALIGELPLGVPNNLVPFATQVAAGLRDRLVIHGTDYPTPDGSCIRDYIHVVDLAQAHVKALAWAKARQEATCEVFNLGTGRGSSVLEVVRGLEAVTGRPLPHTLGPRRAGDVPEVYADPRKAVSVLGWKAERTLQEALADAWRWQRTLPASDRS is encoded by the coding sequence ATGGGTAAAGTGATCGTCACCGGCGGTGCGGGCTACATCGGATCGCACACCGCGGTGGAGCTGGCCGCTGCCGGTCATGTTCCCGTGCTGGTGGACGATCTGCGGAACTCCGAAGCGCGCGTGCTCGACGGACTGGCGAAGCTCATCGGGTCCCGCCCCACCTGCCACCGGGTGGACTGCACGGACCGGCAGGCGCTGGACGCGGTGTTCCGCGCGGAGGGCCCCGTGGATGGCGTGGTGCACTTCGCCGCGGACAAGGCCGTGGGGGAGAGCGTGCATGATCCCCTGAAGTACTACGCGAACAACGTGGGATCGCTGGTGGCCCTGTTGCAGGTGATGCGTGACCATGCCGTGCGCACGCTGGTGTTCTCCAGCTCCTGCACCGTGTACGGCCAACCGGACCAGCTTCCGGTCGGCGAGGATGCGCCCGACGACAACGCCCTGTCCCCCTATGGTTCCACGAAGGTGATCGGTGAGCGGATCCTGCGCGACCTGGTCGCGAGCGAGCCCGCATGGCGCGTGGTGCTGCTGCGGTACTTCAATCCCATCGGCGCGCATCCCAGTGCCTTGATCGGTGAGCTTCCCCTGGGCGTGCCGAACAACCTGGTGCCCTTCGCCACGCAGGTGGCCGCCGGGCTGCGCGACCGGCTGGTGATCCATGGAACGGACTACCCCACGCCCGATGGCTCCTGCATCCGCGACTACATCCATGTGGTGGATCTGGCGCAGGCCCATGTGAAGGCGCTGGCCTGGGCGAAAGCCCGGCAGGAGGCCACCTGCGAGGTGTTCAACCTGGGCACCGGCCGTGGCAGCAGTGTGCTGGAGGTGGTGCGCGGGCTGGAGGCGGTCACCGGCCGGCCGCTCCCGCACACCCTGGGCCCGCGCCGGGCGGGCGATGTGCCCGAGGTCTATGCCGACCCGCGCAAGGCCGTCTCCGTGCTGGGCTGGAAGGCGGAGCGCACGCTGCAGGAGGCCCTGGCCGATGCCTGGCGCTGGCAGCGGACCCTGCCGGCCAGTGACCGGTCCTGA
- a CDS encoding T9SS type A sorting domain-containing protein, translating into MKTRTLLIVLLFALALVPRTGRAQDLVLQLMNGTVELYPTPDIRSIKFDGATMKIHLLNGTTVSHAFVDVRSYAFTDINTGLADRPARGALTIHPNPADGPVLVALPDGGAPFIVEVLDAQGRVVDRLPDQPDAGSTLVYDPHHLGAGLFLFRATGRDLVLTTSILVQ; encoded by the coding sequence ATGAAGACCCGCACCCTCTTGATCGTCCTGTTGTTCGCCCTGGCGCTCGTGCCGCGCACAGGCCGCGCGCAGGACCTTGTTCTCCAGCTGATGAACGGCACCGTGGAGCTGTACCCGACCCCGGACATCCGGAGCATCAAGTTCGATGGGGCGACGATGAAGATCCACCTGCTCAATGGGACCACCGTGTCGCACGCGTTCGTGGACGTGCGCTCCTACGCGTTCACGGACATCAACACGGGGCTGGCCGATCGGCCGGCGCGCGGTGCGCTCACCATCCATCCCAATCCGGCGGACGGGCCTGTGCTCGTGGCCCTGCCCGATGGGGGTGCGCCCTTCATCGTGGAGGTGCTGGATGCCCAGGGGCGTGTGGTGGACCGCCTGCCGGACCAGCCCGACGCCGGCAGCACCCTCGTCTACGATCCGCATCACCTGGGCGCCGGCCTGTTCCTCTTCCGGGCCACCGGCCGCGATCTTGTGCTCACCACGTCGATCCTTGTGCAATGA
- a CDS encoding class I SAM-dependent DNA methyltransferase, translating into MPVQGAASSYFHPVPRAEPAQLQAFLTKWEASGAAERANAQLFLAELCDVLGVDRPQPKTPDERANAYVFEKVLVTASGSSNFIDLYKRGCFVLETKQGADKDKGTAFSAEGEERLKQRKTGHGIRGTKGWDVALFKAKEQAQRYARSLPKEEVTDGRPPFLVVVDVGHSFALYTDWSRMGGEYVPFPDPSSYRIRLRDLVRPEVRELLHTVWTDPLALDPGRRSAKVTRDIADRLAKLARSLEGKHPPEAVGAFLMRCLFTMFSEDVDLLPHGSFTALLGRLKEDPSTFAPALENLWGTMNTGGLSPILLKKLPRFNGGLFAHADAIALDADQIQLLIEASTANWKDVEPAIFGTLLERALDPRERHKLGAHYTPRAYVERLVNPTVIEPLREQWKGVQVAALQLADEGKDKQALQEVEAFLHHLATVKVLDPACGSGNFLYVTLELLKRLEGEVLNTLHDLGGTAKLELEGVMVTPANFFGIELNPRAAAIAEQVLWIGFLQWHLKTHGNLQNLPEPIIKDLHNIENRDAVLEYDSKAEQRDASGQVMTRWDGRTTKPHPVTGEEVPDPEARVPVYSYANPRPAQWPTVDYIVGNPPFIGTARMREALGDGYTEALRAVYPNVPDSADFVLFWWDKAAELVRTGKAKRFGFITTNSLRQTFNRKVIQHHMGQKKPIALAFAIPDHPWVDSADGAAVRVAMTVGVPGTGHGMLQRIVKEVAVDVDEAAEVILSQQVGKVFADLTIGADVANALPLRSNAGISNRGVLLVGDGFVVTPEAAKELGLERRPGLDHYIRPYFTGRDLAQRPKGNLVIDLYGLSREDVFTLYPEVYQRLDQLVRPSREQNRDKFRRENWWMFGRTHEALRHSINGLNRIIVTARTARHRVFQFLPGGSRPESEVVVIATGDAWILGVLSSNIHGPWALAAGGWMGMGNDPRYTHSKCFVPFPFPACPPAQQATIRDLAEQLDAHRKRQQALHPTLTLTGMYNVLERVRAMEERNAGPQSRKGTQSGGGGGGGGGPPPPKEKQIYEQGLVGILKELHDQLDAAVADAYGWPADLSTDEILHRLVELNAERAAEEARGLVRWLRPEYQSPDAGAGASGRQEVMEVEEDAPAPAPAPALQPWPKELPAQAAVLTTVLATLTTPATVAEIAARFEGKATKKRLEEVGRLLETLEALGRARREGERWCGVQ; encoded by the coding sequence ATCCCTGTCCAAGGCGCTGCTTCCTCCTACTTTCACCCCGTGCCCCGTGCCGAACCCGCCCAGCTCCAGGCCTTCCTCACCAAATGGGAGGCCTCCGGCGCCGCCGAGCGCGCCAACGCCCAGCTCTTCCTGGCCGAGCTGTGCGATGTGCTCGGGGTGGACCGCCCCCAGCCCAAGACCCCGGACGAACGCGCCAACGCTTACGTGTTCGAGAAGGTGCTGGTGACGGCCAGCGGCAGCTCCAACTTCATCGACCTCTACAAGCGCGGGTGCTTCGTGCTGGAGACCAAGCAGGGCGCCGACAAGGACAAGGGCACCGCCTTCAGCGCCGAAGGAGAGGAACGCCTGAAACAGCGCAAGACCGGCCACGGCATCCGCGGCACCAAGGGCTGGGACGTGGCCCTGTTCAAGGCCAAGGAACAAGCCCAGCGCTACGCCCGCTCCTTGCCGAAGGAGGAGGTGACCGATGGGCGTCCGCCCTTCCTGGTGGTGGTGGACGTGGGGCACAGCTTCGCCCTGTACACGGACTGGAGCCGGATGGGCGGGGAGTACGTGCCCTTCCCCGATCCCAGCAGCTACCGCATCCGCCTGCGTGACCTGGTGCGCCCCGAGGTGCGCGAGCTGCTGCACACGGTGTGGACCGATCCGCTGGCCCTGGACCCCGGACGCCGCAGCGCCAAGGTCACACGCGACATTGCCGACCGCCTGGCCAAGCTGGCCCGCAGCCTGGAGGGCAAGCACCCGCCCGAGGCCGTGGGCGCCTTCCTGATGCGCTGCCTGTTCACCATGTTCAGCGAGGACGTGGACCTGTTGCCGCATGGCAGCTTCACCGCCCTACTGGGGAGGCTGAAGGAGGACCCCAGCACCTTCGCCCCGGCGCTGGAGAACCTGTGGGGCACCATGAACACGGGCGGCCTCAGTCCCATCCTGCTGAAGAAGCTGCCCCGCTTCAACGGGGGCCTCTTCGCCCATGCCGATGCCATCGCGCTGGACGCCGACCAGATCCAACTGCTGATCGAGGCCAGCACCGCCAACTGGAAGGATGTGGAACCGGCCATCTTCGGCACCTTGCTGGAGCGTGCCCTGGACCCGCGCGAACGGCACAAGCTGGGCGCCCACTACACGCCACGCGCCTACGTGGAGCGGCTGGTGAACCCCACCGTGATCGAACCCCTGCGGGAGCAGTGGAAGGGCGTACAGGTGGCCGCGTTGCAACTGGCCGACGAAGGCAAGGACAAGCAGGCCCTCCAGGAAGTGGAGGCCTTCCTGCACCACCTGGCCACCGTGAAGGTGCTGGACCCCGCCTGCGGCAGCGGGAACTTCCTCTATGTGACGCTGGAACTGCTGAAGCGCCTGGAGGGCGAGGTGCTGAACACCCTGCACGATCTGGGTGGCACCGCCAAGCTGGAGTTGGAAGGCGTGATGGTGACCCCCGCCAACTTCTTCGGCATCGAGCTGAACCCGCGCGCCGCGGCCATCGCCGAGCAGGTGCTGTGGATCGGCTTCCTTCAGTGGCACCTGAAGACCCACGGCAACTTGCAGAACCTGCCCGAACCCATCATCAAGGACCTGCACAACATCGAGAACCGGGACGCCGTGCTGGAGTACGACAGCAAGGCCGAGCAGCGCGATGCCAGCGGCCAGGTGATGACGCGATGGGACGGACGCACCACCAAGCCGCACCCCGTGACCGGTGAGGAGGTGCCCGACCCCGAGGCCCGTGTGCCGGTGTACAGCTACGCCAACCCACGCCCGGCCCAATGGCCCACTGTGGACTACATCGTGGGGAACCCCCCGTTTATTGGCACAGCGCGCATGCGCGAAGCCTTGGGGGATGGGTACACGGAAGCCCTGCGCGCCGTTTACCCGAACGTGCCGGACAGTGCGGATTTCGTGCTGTTCTGGTGGGACAAGGCCGCCGAACTGGTGCGCACCGGCAAGGCCAAGCGCTTCGGCTTCATCACCACCAACAGCCTGCGGCAGACCTTCAACCGCAAGGTGATCCAGCACCACATGGGGCAGAAGAAGCCCATCGCCCTGGCCTTCGCCATCCCGGACCACCCGTGGGTGGACAGTGCCGACGGCGCCGCCGTGCGTGTGGCCATGACGGTGGGCGTGCCGGGCACCGGCCATGGTATGCTCCAGCGCATCGTGAAGGAAGTTGCAGTGGATGTGGACGAAGCAGCGGAAGTGATCCTATCGCAGCAAGTGGGGAAGGTGTTTGCCGATTTAACGATTGGTGCTGATGTGGCAAATGCCTTACCCCTCCGCTCCAATGCGGGTATATCAAATCGAGGTGTCTTGCTAGTGGGGGATGGTTTTGTGGTTACTCCTGAGGCAGCAAAGGAATTAGGGCTGGAAAGAAGACCCGGCCTTGATCATTACATCCGTCCATATTTCACTGGCAGGGACTTGGCCCAACGGCCCAAAGGCAATTTGGTTATAGACCTCTATGGACTATCGCGCGAGGATGTCTTCACATTATACCCTGAAGTGTATCAACGGCTTGACCAATTGGTGAGACCAAGTAGGGAGCAGAACAGAGATAAGTTCCGTCGGGAGAACTGGTGGATGTTTGGACGAACCCATGAAGCATTGAGGCATTCCATCAATGGGCTGAACCGGATTATCGTCACGGCGCGCACGGCTCGCCATAGAGTATTTCAGTTCTTGCCCGGTGGATCACGACCTGAAAGTGAAGTTGTTGTCATCGCCACTGGGGATGCCTGGATATTGGGCGTATTGTCTTCAAATATTCACGGACCATGGGCACTTGCAGCTGGCGGATGGATGGGAATGGGGAATGATCCACGCTACACGCACTCAAAGTGCTTTGTTCCATTCCCATTCCCCGCCTGCCCCCCCGCCCAACAGGCCACCATCCGCGACCTGGCCGAGCAGCTGGATGCGCACCGCAAGCGCCAGCAGGCCCTGCACCCCACGCTCACCCTCACCGGCATGTACAACGTGCTGGAACGGGTGCGTGCCATGGAGGAGCGCAACGCAGGGCCGCAGAGCCGCAAAGGCACGCAAAGCGGGGGGGGGGGGGGGGGGGGGGGGGGGCCCCCCCCCCCCAAGGAGAAGCAGATCTACGAGCAAGGGCTGGTGGGCATCCTCAAGGAGCTGCACGACCAACTGGACGCCGCTGTGGCCGATGCCTACGGCTGGCCCGCCGACCTATCCACGGACGAGATCCTGCACCGGTTGGTGGAGCTGAACGCCGAGCGCGCCGCCGAGGAAGCGCGCGGGCTGGTTCGTTGGTTGCGGCCGGAGTACCAAAGCCCAGACGCAGGCGCAGGGGCAAGCGGCAGGCAAGAGGTGATGGAGGTGGAGGAGGATGCTCCAGCTCCTGCCCCTGCGCCTGCCTTGCAACCATGGCCCAAGGAGCTGCCCGCCCAAGCGGCCGTGCTCACCACCGTGCTGGCCACCCTCACCACACCGGCCACCGTGGCGGAGATCGCCGCCCGCTTCGAGGGCAAGGCCACGAAGAAGCGGCTGGAGGAGGTGGGTCGGTTGCTGGAGACATTGGAGGCCTTGGGACGCGCCAGGCGCGAAGGCGAGCGGTGGTGCGGGGTGCAGTGA
- a CDS encoding AAA family ATPase — protein sequence MIKKVHIRNFKTLKDLAFPCTRMNVFIGDTSTGKSNILEALTFFSRGALNGNKFDQRLIRYEKPEDLFAMHDLSEPVVVDIGALRMELGYSMGTFHLGFSELKRPGTKLKPLPGSTMDGFGNLPARSPLQFRTPVRRYEYVADAPFGPNMFKELEPPYGSNLPGLLAANKPLRTDINNLLAPTGMRLKVNLTDTTLMVVRTVDEDVEEQLPYRIVSDTLKRYLFLYTILATHKGYTLLLDEPEQNAFPFYVKHTGEMMGFDKDNQYFVTTHNPYLFRSIVEKTPMKELSVLITHIGPDGYTRLKRLTPTELGQLLDMDVFFNLDRFVKP from the coding sequence ATGATCAAGAAGGTGCACATCCGCAACTTCAAGACGCTGAAGGACCTGGCCTTTCCGTGCACCCGGATGAACGTGTTCATTGGTGACACCAGCACGGGGAAGTCCAACATCCTGGAGGCGCTCACCTTCTTTTCCCGGGGCGCTTTGAACGGAAACAAGTTCGATCAACGGTTGATCCGTTACGAGAAGCCGGAGGACCTCTTCGCCATGCACGACCTTTCGGAGCCTGTTGTAGTGGATATCGGGGCGCTTCGGATGGAGCTGGGCTATTCCATGGGCACATTCCACTTGGGGTTCTCCGAGCTCAAGCGCCCCGGAACCAAACTCAAGCCCTTGCCAGGTTCAACCATGGATGGCTTCGGAAACTTACCAGCACGCTCACCCCTTCAATTCAGGACACCGGTCCGCCGCTACGAGTACGTGGCCGATGCGCCGTTCGGCCCGAACATGTTCAAGGAGCTCGAGCCGCCGTACGGGTCCAACCTGCCCGGCCTGCTGGCGGCGAACAAGCCGCTCCGAACGGACATCAACAACCTGCTTGCCCCTACGGGCATGCGGTTGAAGGTGAACCTGACGGACACTACGCTGATGGTGGTGCGCACCGTGGACGAGGATGTGGAAGAGCAGCTGCCCTACCGCATCGTATCGGACACCTTGAAGCGCTATTTGTTCCTGTACACCATCCTGGCCACGCACAAGGGCTACACCCTGCTGCTGGACGAGCCCGAACAGAACGCCTTTCCATTCTATGTGAAGCACACCGGGGAGATGATGGGCTTCGACAAGGACAACCAGTACTTCGTCACCACCCACAACCCGTACCTCTTCCGGTCCATCGTGGAGAAGACCCCCATGAAGGAGCTGTCCGTCCTCATCACCCACATCGGCCCTGACGGGTATACCCGGCTGAAGCGGCTCACCCCCACCGAGCTTGGCCAGCTGCTGGACATGGACGTGTTCTTCAACCTGGATCGGTTCGTGAAGCCATGA
- a CDS encoding sugar MFS transporter → MSQPRNATQLVVLLGVFYAVFGAVTWLNSVLIPYLKIACELTLDQAFWVTMAFYLAYTVMALPSSWVLKRTGFKGGMITGLLVMAAGALLFIPAAHTRAYGLFLTGLFIIGTGLTLLQTAVNPYVTIVGPIESAAKRMSIMGICNKVAGVLGPVVLAAIVLKDADALIARLAGMDDAARALELAALSGRVVMPYTVMALVLLLLAVLVRWSPLPEIASEEEATHAEGTPGHASVLAYPQLVLGVLALFLYVGVEVIAADTIATYGQSQGIPLDRAKYFPAFTLSAMVLGYLIGIATIPRLLSQSTALTLSAITGVGMSLLVVLTSGYLSVLFVALLGLANALMWPAIWPLAIEGVGRHTKTASALLIMAIAGGALLPKVYGSLVGPADAPVLGDRLAYVLLVPCYLFIGWYAMKGHRLRSWR, encoded by the coding sequence ATGTCGCAACCGCGCAATGCCACCCAGCTCGTCGTGCTGCTCGGCGTGTTCTACGCCGTCTTCGGAGCGGTCACCTGGCTCAACAGCGTGCTGATCCCCTACCTGAAGATCGCCTGTGAGCTCACGCTTGACCAGGCCTTCTGGGTCACCATGGCCTTCTACCTCGCCTATACGGTGATGGCGCTGCCCTCCTCCTGGGTGCTGAAGCGCACCGGCTTCAAGGGCGGCATGATCACGGGTCTCCTCGTGATGGCCGCCGGCGCGCTGCTCTTCATCCCGGCCGCCCACACGCGCGCCTATGGCCTTTTCCTCACCGGCCTCTTCATCATCGGCACGGGCCTTACGCTGCTGCAGACCGCCGTGAACCCGTACGTGACCATCGTGGGACCGATCGAGAGCGCGGCGAAGCGGATGAGCATCATGGGCATCTGCAACAAGGTGGCCGGTGTGCTGGGCCCCGTGGTGCTCGCCGCCATCGTGCTGAAGGACGCGGACGCGCTGATCGCGCGGCTGGCGGGCATGGATGACGCGGCCCGGGCCCTGGAGCTCGCGGCCCTCAGCGGCCGGGTGGTGATGCCCTACACGGTGATGGCCCTCGTGCTGCTGCTGCTGGCGGTGCTGGTGCGGTGGTCGCCGCTGCCGGAGATCGCCTCCGAGGAGGAGGCCACGCATGCCGAAGGGACGCCGGGCCATGCGAGCGTGCTGGCCTATCCGCAGCTGGTCCTGGGCGTGCTGGCCCTCTTCCTGTACGTGGGGGTGGAGGTGATCGCGGCCGACACCATCGCCACCTACGGACAGAGCCAGGGCATTCCGCTGGACCGGGCGAAGTACTTCCCGGCCTTCACCCTCAGCGCCATGGTGCTGGGCTATCTGATCGGCATCGCCACGATCCCGAGGCTGTTGTCGCAGTCCACGGCGCTCACCCTTTCGGCCATCACCGGTGTGGGGATGAGCCTGCTGGTGGTGCTGACGTCGGGGTATCTGAGCGTGTTGTTCGTGGCGCTGCTGGGCCTGGCCAATGCGCTCATGTGGCCGGCGATCTGGCCGCTGGCCATCGAGGGGGTGGGCCGGCACACGAAGACCGCCTCGGCCCTGCTGATCATGGCGATCGCGGGCGGTGCGCTGCTTCCCAAGGTGTACGGGTCGCTGGTGGGACCGGCCGATGCGCCCGTGCTCGGCGATCGCCTGGCCTACGTGCTGCTGGTGCCGTGCTACCTGTTCATCGGGTGGTACGCGATGAAGGGGCACCGCCTTCGCAGCTGGCGCTGA
- the rpoN gene encoding RNA polymerase factor sigma-54, giving the protein MLKQGLFQKLQQKLSPQQIQLMKLLQVPTAELEQRIKQEMEENPALEEGEDGADEEMPTEEQAIAENEDSAIDGEEAGTDDRDEIDLSDYFPDDDTPDYKLQVNNRSADDEEREVPLAGGTSFQEALMQQLALRDIDERTELLGQHLIGNLDEDGYLRRDLASIVNDLAFTLNMSTDTAELERALREVQALDPAGIGARDLRECLLLQLERLPREVDTITAREVIARHFEAFSKKHYDRIVERMEITEEDLKAAVDVIVHLNPKPGNTARDTTKPTQEIVPDFQVLSIDGQLELTLNGRNAPELRISRQYRDMIAEYQRHKKDKEQREALQFIKQKLDAAKWFIDAIKQRQHTLLVTMEAIMEHQRDYFLTGDETKLRPMILKDIAEKVHLDISTVSRVANSKYVQTNYGTLPLKYFFSESLSTESGEEVSTREVKKILQDAIDAEEKRKPLTDDELTALLKEKGYNIARRTVAKYREQLNIPVARLRKEL; this is encoded by the coding sequence ATGTTGAAGCAAGGCCTTTTCCAGAAGCTGCAGCAGAAGCTGAGCCCGCAGCAGATCCAGCTGATGAAGCTGCTGCAGGTGCCGACGGCCGAGCTGGAGCAACGCATCAAGCAGGAGATGGAGGAGAACCCGGCCCTGGAGGAGGGCGAGGACGGCGCCGACGAGGAGATGCCCACCGAGGAGCAGGCCATCGCCGAGAACGAGGACAGCGCCATCGACGGCGAGGAGGCGGGCACCGACGACCGGGACGAGATCGACCTGAGCGACTACTTCCCGGACGACGACACGCCGGACTACAAGCTGCAGGTGAACAACCGCAGCGCCGACGACGAGGAACGTGAGGTGCCGCTGGCCGGAGGCACATCCTTCCAGGAGGCCCTGATGCAGCAGCTGGCCCTGCGCGACATCGACGAGCGCACCGAGCTGCTGGGGCAGCACCTCATCGGCAACCTGGACGAGGACGGCTACCTGCGGCGCGACCTGGCCAGCATCGTGAACGACCTGGCCTTCACCCTGAACATGAGCACGGACACCGCGGAGCTGGAGCGGGCGCTGCGCGAGGTGCAGGCCCTGGACCCCGCGGGGATCGGCGCGCGCGACCTGCGCGAGTGCCTGCTGCTGCAACTGGAACGGCTCCCGCGCGAGGTGGACACCATCACCGCCCGCGAGGTGATCGCCAGGCACTTCGAGGCCTTCAGCAAGAAGCACTACGACCGCATCGTGGAGCGCATGGAGATCACCGAGGAGGACCTGAAGGCCGCCGTGGACGTGATCGTGCACCTGAACCCCAAGCCCGGCAACACCGCGCGCGACACGACCAAGCCTACGCAGGAGATCGTGCCCGACTTCCAGGTGCTGTCCATCGACGGGCAGCTGGAGCTCACCCTCAACGGGCGCAACGCGCCCGAGCTGCGCATCAGCCGGCAGTACCGCGACATGATCGCCGAGTACCAGCGGCACAAGAAGGACAAGGAGCAGCGCGAGGCCCTGCAGTTCATCAAGCAGAAGCTCGACGCCGCCAAGTGGTTCATCGACGCCATCAAGCAGCGCCAGCACACCCTGCTGGTGACCATGGAGGCCATCATGGAGCACCAGCGCGACTACTTCCTCACCGGCGACGAGACCAAGCTGCGGCCCATGATCCTGAAGGACATCGCCGAGAAGGTGCACCTGGACATCAGCACGGTGAGCCGCGTGGCCAACAGCAAGTACGTGCAGACGAACTACGGCACGCTGCCGCTGAAGTACTTCTTCAGCGAAAGCCTGAGCACCGAGAGCGGCGAGGAGGTGAGCACCCGCGAGGTGAAGAAGATCCTGCAGGATGCCATCGATGCCGAGGAGAAGCGCAAACCACTGACGGACGACGAGCTCACCGCCCTGCTGAAGGAGAAGGGATACAACATCGCGCGCCGCACCGTGGCCAAGTACCGCGAACAGCTCAACATTCCGGTCGCCAGGCTGAGGAAGGAGCTATGA